In Carassius auratus strain Wakin chromosome 49, ASM336829v1, whole genome shotgun sequence, one DNA window encodes the following:
- the LOC113066228 gene encoding serine/threonine-protein kinase Sgk3-like, translating into MEEQPSCPNVSIPCSNEQRDKKKRYTVYKVIVSVGRHEWFVFRRYAEFDKLYNTLKKQFPTLNLKIPAKRIFGDNFDPEFIKHRRAGLHEFIQKILSHPQLCSHPDVKDFLQMDKSKNFSDASEDEDDKSTSTSRNINLGPSGNPHAKPTDFDFLRVIGKGSFGKVLLAKRKRDGKYYAIKVLQKKVILKRREQKHIMAERNVLLKNVKHPFLVGLHYSFQTTDKLYFVLDFVNGGELFFHLQKERTFPEPRAKFYISEMASALGYLHSLNIVYRDLKPENILLDSQGHIVLTDFGLCKEGISQADTTTTFCGTPEYLAPEVLRKQPYDNTVDWWCLGSVLYEMLYGLPPFYSRDTHEMYDNILHKDLTMRPGASTAAWSILLALLEKDHTRRLGYRDDFNEVKGHDFFLSINWDDLEQKKLPPPFNPSVESQYDISNFDPEFTEETVPNSVCYSSGQSIINASVMEADEAFLGFSYAPPSEDSFL; encoded by the exons ATGGAGGAGCAACCTAGCTGCCCCAATGTCAGCATTCCCTGCTCCAATGAGCAGAGAGACAAGAAGAAACGCTATACT GTTTACAAAGTAATTGTCAGTGTTGGAAGGCATGAGTGGTTTGTTTTCCGGAGATATGCAGAATTTGACAAACTGTACAACACA TTAAAAAAACAGTTTCCTACTCTGAATTTGAAGATTCCTGCTAAGAGAATATTTGGAGACAACTTTGACCCAG AGTTCATAAAACACAGGAGAGCGGGGTTACATGAGTTCATTCAGAAGATTTTGTCCCATCCACAGCTCTGCAGTCA TCCCGATGTCAAAGACTTTCTGCAGATGGACAAATCTAAAAACTTCTCTGATGCCTCAGAGGATGAAGATGATAAG AGTACCTCTACCTCTAGAAATATAAACCTAGGGCCATCTGGAAATCCACA TGCTAAGCCCACTGACTTTGACTTTCTTAGAGTCATAGGAAAGGGAAGCTTTGGCAAG GTTCTTCTTGCAAAGAGGAAACGGGATGGGAAGTATTACGCCATTAAAGTCTTACAaaaaaaggtcattttaaaaaGGAGAGAG CAAAAGCACATTATGGCTGAGCGTAATGTGTTGCTAAAAAATGTTAAACACCCCTTCCTGGTTGGACTGCACTATTCCTTTCAGACAACAGACAAGTTATACTTTGTCCTGGATTTTGTCAATGGTGGAGAA CTTTTCTTTCACCTCCAAAAAGAGCGGACCTTTCCTGAACCCAGAGCGAAGTTTTACATCTCTGAGATGGCAAGTGCTCTGGGTTATTTGCACTCTCTTAACATTGTTTACAG GGATTTGAAACCTGAAAATATCCTGCTGGACTCTCAA GGACATATAGTCTTGACTGACTTTGGACTGTGTAAGGAGGGCATCTCCCAAGCAGACACAACGACCACATTTTGTGGGACACCTGAG TATCTAGCTCCAGAGGTACTCAGGAAACAACCCTATGATAACACTGTGGACTGGTGGTGTCTGGGTTCTGTGCTGTATGAAATGCTTTATGGCCTG CCTCCATTCTACAGCAGGGACACACATGAGATGTATGACAACATTCTTCACAAGGATCTTACCATGCGCCCCGGGGCATCCACAGCTGCCTGGTCCATCCTTCTGGCCTTGCTAGAGAAAGACCACACCAGGAGGCTTGGCTACAGAGATGACTTT AATGAAGTCAAAGGACATGATTTCTTCTTATCTATTAACTGGGATGACCTTGAACAGAAAAAGCTCCCTCCTCCATTCAACCCTAGTGTG GAATCCCAGTATGACATCTCAAATTTTGATCCCGAGTTCACGGAGGAAACCGTGCCAAACTCTGTGTGCTATTCTTCAGGGCAGTCAATCATCAACGCTAGTGTTATGGAAGCTGATGAGGCCTTCCTGGGATTTTCTTACGCTCCGCCATCAGAAGATTCTTTCCTCTAA
- the LOC113066229 gene encoding minichromosome maintenance domain-containing protein 2 isoform X2: MRPLALEGLVIAMTRVTKYTQGARFLCSEEKCPCSRGFHHIRVHASGATESATVRSDFTCFLCSSPLREDVKSRVLGDKQLVELIHVRAVDVLGVHDADSLRYQSVTLFLRDELCNSMRIGHLYRVVGIPAHVHQWPNVTWSVEACSIQPWTPKCPCLVSNNFQKLQTASACSPWRFAAIVANSFGSPVIPPGLYNTLKLGLLLSLVQTEDNRDSPNHLDVLALTSDTLIIDRLMRYSLPLASRGIHHALTGELLASLSRDEHGAGTANIHAGSALLASGGVCLLGDLTCYKKDKMDMLQSALESRTVSVFIPGKKYGDDMDQHLSFPVQCNFWALADATSPSKRTARCDNVVLGSVEMGSVPLQLAESFGLIVQCRETSSNHPLLSMTLHTLRQAMSPEEPLYPACMQFTTQDYKELLAHARELKVDLSPEAERMIHSYYLASRRVRSDSAQRSTVSVTSVKLLIALAQAHAKLSLRTQVLEEDAVIAVLLCESSVTLKHGASALVFPPDAVFPCALRDLDSLHQRDLMLEESHKHILHFVQTYATCTVEE, encoded by the exons ATGAGACCCTTGGCTTTGGAGGGCCTTGTAATTGCCATGACACGTGTCACCAAATACACACAAGGAGCCAGATTTCTCTGCTCAGAAGAGAAATGCCCTTGTTCTAGAG GGTTTCATCATATCAGAGTTCATGCATCAGGTGCCACAGAGTCTGCCACGGTTAGGAGTGATTTTACCTGCTTTCTCTGCTCTTCTCCGCTGAGAGAGGATGTGAAGTCCCGGGTTTTAGGGG ATAAACAGCTAGTTGAGCTCATTCATGTGAGAGCAGTGGATGTTTTAGGAGTTCATGATGCTGATTCCTTAAGATATCAATCTGTCACCCTTTTTCTAAGAG ATGAACTGTGTAACTCCATGAGAATCGGCCATCTGTACCGAGTTGTGGGGATTCCAGCTCATGTACACCAGTGGCCCAATGTAACCTGGAGCGTAGAGGCTTGCAGCATTCAACCATGGACCCCCAAAT GCCCCTGTCTGGTTAGCAACAACTTCCAGAAACTTCAGACAGCCTCGGCCTGTTCCCCGTGGAGATTTGCTGCCATTGTAGCCAACTCATTTGGTTCCCCGGTGATCCCACCTGGACTTTACAACACATTAAAACTGGGGCTTCTTCTTAGCCTAGTGCAAACTGAAGATAACCGAGACTCTCCCAACCACCTGGATGTACTTGCTCTTACCAGTGACACTCTAATCATTGACAG GTTGATGAGATATAGCCTGCCTTTAGCCTCGCGTGGCATTCATCATGCGCTAACAGGAGAGCTGTTGGCATCTCTATCTAGAGATGAACATGGAGCTGGTACTGCCAACATCCATGCAGGTTCAGCTTTGCTGGCATCTGGAGGTGTCTGTCTGTTGGGAGATCTCACCTGCTACAAGAAAGACAAGATGGACATGCTTCAGTCTG CTCTCGAAAGCAGAACCGTGTCTGTTTTCATTCCTGGCAAGAAATATGGTGATGATATGGACCAGCACCTCTCCTTCCCAGTCCAGTGCAACTTTTGGGCCCTAGCTGATGCTACTTCCCCCTCCAAGAGGACAGCCAGATGTGATAATGTGGTGCTGGGTTCTGTG GAAATGGGCTCAGTTCCTCTTCAGCTTGCTGAATCGTTTGGACTCATAGTCCAGTGTAGAGAGACAAGCAGCAATCATCCACTCCTGTCTATGACACTGCATACACTGAGACAGGCCATGTCCCCAGAAGAGCCCCTATATCCAGCATGTATGCAGTTTACCACACAAGACTATAAAGAG CTACTGGCTCATGCAAGGGAACTAAAGGTGGACCTGAGTCCTGAGGCTGAAAGAATGATCCACAGCTATTACTTGGCCAGTCGTAGAGTTCGCTCTGACTCGGCCCAGAGATCCACTGTCTCAGTCACTTCTGTCAAACTGCT GATTGCTTTGGCCCAGGCTCATGCTAAACTCAGTTTAAGAACACAAGTTCTGGAGGAAGATGCAGTAATTGCAGTTCTGCTGTGCGAAAGTTCAGTCACCCTAAAACATG GAGCCTCTGCGCTTGTTTTTCCACCTGATGCAGTGTTTCCTTGTGCTCTCCGTGACCTGGACTCCTTGCACCAGAGGGACCTCATGTTGGAAGAATCCCACAAGCACATCTTGCATTTTGTGCAAACCTACGCAACCTGCACAGTTGAGGAATAA
- the LOC113066230 gene encoding transcription factor 24-like produces the protein MDGIVTVRDDSPASSPNSSPSPDTLSADSRRAEALSRSRVVPSSVLGGRGRPAATNAARERTRVQTLRHAFLELQRTLPSVPPDTKLSKLDVLILATTYIAHLTRTLQEEGMEEDNTKQTEALNSLKGDGYLHPVKKWPMRSRLYVGATGQFLDNSNENQEASSSSSQT, from the exons ATGGATGGCATTGTGACAGTTAGGGATGACAGTCCCGCATCAAGCCCTAACTCGAGCCCCAGTCCTGACACGCTCTCAGCGGACAGCCGGCGCGCAGAGGCCCTGTCCCGCTCCAGGGTGGTCCCGTCTAGTGTCCTCGGTGGCAGAGGAAGACCCGCGGCAACCAACGCAGCGCGCGAAAGGACTCGCGTGCAGACGCTCAGGCACGCTTTCCTCGAGCTACAGAGAACATTGCCGTCGGTGCCCCCGGACACCAAACTCTCCAAACTCGACGTCTTGATATTGGCAACCACATACATAGCGCATTTAACAAGAACCTTGCAAGAGGAAGGGATGGAAGAGGACAACACAAAACAAACTGAAGCTTTGAACTCACTTAAGGGGGATGGCTACTTACATCCTGTGAAA AAATGGCCAATGCGTTCCAGATTATATGTCGGTGCAACTGGCCAGTTCCTGGATAACTCAAATGAAAATCAAGAGGCATCTTCGTCATCCTCTCAAACATAG
- the LOC113066229 gene encoding minichromosome maintenance domain-containing protein 2 isoform X1, with protein sequence MDGLLSLKEAIIIYLDRSGGLSKLIEDCKIYEGAQQTEAVYRFSFDVNPSDVLELNATLGDCILHDPVKAISLFQSVCYLSIKTLSLIDHIETENQVNVVLKPTHLPPFPNYCLDLSEFPRGYGPMRPLALEGLVIAMTRVTKYTQGARFLCSEEKCPCSRGFHHIRVHASGATESATVRSDFTCFLCSSPLREDVKSRVLGDKQLVELIHVRAVDVLGVHDADSLRYQSVTLFLRDELCNSMRIGHLYRVVGIPAHVHQWPNVTWSVEACSIQPWTPKCPCLVSNNFQKLQTASACSPWRFAAIVANSFGSPVIPPGLYNTLKLGLLLSLVQTEDNRDSPNHLDVLALTSDTLIIDRLMRYSLPLASRGIHHALTGELLASLSRDEHGAGTANIHAGSALLASGGVCLLGDLTCYKKDKMDMLQSALESRTVSVFIPGKKYGDDMDQHLSFPVQCNFWALADATSPSKRTARCDNVVLGSVEMGSVPLQLAESFGLIVQCRETSSNHPLLSMTLHTLRQAMSPEEPLYPACMQFTTQDYKELLAHARELKVDLSPEAERMIHSYYLASRRVRSDSAQRSTVSVTSVKLLIALAQAHAKLSLRTQVLEEDAVIAVLLCESSVTLKHGASALVFPPDAVFPCALRDLDSLHQRDLMLEESHKHILHFVQTYATCTVEE encoded by the exons ATGGATGGTCTGCTTTCCCTAAAAGAagctataattatttatttagacagaAGTGGTGGGTTAAGTAAACTCATTGAAGACTGTAAAATATATGAAG GTGCACAGCAGACAGAGGCCGTGTATCGGTTCAGTTTTGATGTCAATCCCTCAGATGTGCTTGAACTGAACGCCACACTGGGAGACTGTATACTGCACGACCCTGTCAAAGCCATTTCACTCTTTCAGTCA GTTTGTTATCTGTCTATAAAAACACTGTCACTTATTGACCACATAGAAACAGAAAACCAG gttaatgttgttttaaagcCAACCCACTTGCCACCTTTTCCCAACTATTGTTTGGATCTCTCTGAGTTTCCCCGTGGGTATGGTCCAATGAGACCCTTGGCTTTGGAGGGCCTTGTAATTGCCATGACACGTGTCACCAAATACACACAAGGAGCCAGATTTCTCTGCTCAGAAGAGAAATGCCCTTGTTCTAGAG GGTTTCATCATATCAGAGTTCATGCATCAGGTGCCACAGAGTCTGCCACGGTTAGGAGTGATTTTACCTGCTTTCTCTGCTCTTCTCCGCTGAGAGAGGATGTGAAGTCCCGGGTTTTAGGGG ATAAACAGCTAGTTGAGCTCATTCATGTGAGAGCAGTGGATGTTTTAGGAGTTCATGATGCTGATTCCTTAAGATATCAATCTGTCACCCTTTTTCTAAGAG ATGAACTGTGTAACTCCATGAGAATCGGCCATCTGTACCGAGTTGTGGGGATTCCAGCTCATGTACACCAGTGGCCCAATGTAACCTGGAGCGTAGAGGCTTGCAGCATTCAACCATGGACCCCCAAAT GCCCCTGTCTGGTTAGCAACAACTTCCAGAAACTTCAGACAGCCTCGGCCTGTTCCCCGTGGAGATTTGCTGCCATTGTAGCCAACTCATTTGGTTCCCCGGTGATCCCACCTGGACTTTACAACACATTAAAACTGGGGCTTCTTCTTAGCCTAGTGCAAACTGAAGATAACCGAGACTCTCCCAACCACCTGGATGTACTTGCTCTTACCAGTGACACTCTAATCATTGACAG GTTGATGAGATATAGCCTGCCTTTAGCCTCGCGTGGCATTCATCATGCGCTAACAGGAGAGCTGTTGGCATCTCTATCTAGAGATGAACATGGAGCTGGTACTGCCAACATCCATGCAGGTTCAGCTTTGCTGGCATCTGGAGGTGTCTGTCTGTTGGGAGATCTCACCTGCTACAAGAAAGACAAGATGGACATGCTTCAGTCTG CTCTCGAAAGCAGAACCGTGTCTGTTTTCATTCCTGGCAAGAAATATGGTGATGATATGGACCAGCACCTCTCCTTCCCAGTCCAGTGCAACTTTTGGGCCCTAGCTGATGCTACTTCCCCCTCCAAGAGGACAGCCAGATGTGATAATGTGGTGCTGGGTTCTGTG GAAATGGGCTCAGTTCCTCTTCAGCTTGCTGAATCGTTTGGACTCATAGTCCAGTGTAGAGAGACAAGCAGCAATCATCCACTCCTGTCTATGACACTGCATACACTGAGACAGGCCATGTCCCCAGAAGAGCCCCTATATCCAGCATGTATGCAGTTTACCACACAAGACTATAAAGAG CTACTGGCTCATGCAAGGGAACTAAAGGTGGACCTGAGTCCTGAGGCTGAAAGAATGATCCACAGCTATTACTTGGCCAGTCGTAGAGTTCGCTCTGACTCGGCCCAGAGATCCACTGTCTCAGTCACTTCTGTCAAACTGCT GATTGCTTTGGCCCAGGCTCATGCTAAACTCAGTTTAAGAACACAAGTTCTGGAGGAAGATGCAGTAATTGCAGTTCTGCTGTGCGAAAGTTCAGTCACCCTAAAACATG GAGCCTCTGCGCTTGTTTTTCCACCTGATGCAGTGTTTCCTTGTGCTCTCCGTGACCTGGACTCCTTGCACCAGAGGGACCTCATGTTGGAAGAATCCCACAAGCACATCTTGCATTTTGTGCAAACCTACGCAACCTGCACAGTTGAGGAATAA